In Dermacentor albipictus isolate Rhodes 1998 colony chromosome 6, USDA_Dalb.pri_finalv2, whole genome shotgun sequence, the following proteins share a genomic window:
- the LOC139060740 gene encoding uncharacterized protein isoform X1: MASQGIASVAAGASNGAPSQPKPGTEEDGMDFSEALTPRKDETNTTILTDAEDLRRFTREPDEDGWQTVLTLRQKRQQAKERLQAKRNEPSQKEQNSPPIRRRKVRRNKLPPLPRDDFKIILRPHQGLPLKTLTSPMLAEAVISACHNKVKGEQFILRIKQGSNIAIVSTSEEETANLLRKITALTVNGKTHAFNAYAATGEGAVRGVIHGLPPHTPGETIKANLRVRTQGIEIIQARMLGNSKSAVITFLGTVLPRFVYYCGGEMACRPYRNSVQVCKICHSVGHRRDVCPQPDTKVCRICGALEPEGGHECSPRCAACGGQHLTGDRSCKKRLKQTRPQGRPRSGGHKAAQQHRPRWFATEDEELELSDFPELTQWQEGTPSKFGQEGTSRSRSRSRTRRRSRQRSRSTSLARNVKPLAPKQERAPQAKHQTAAIASQQTNTMSQLDMSPIARFAAPNATRSIHGPREKKPCEQQ; encoded by the coding sequence ATGGCGTCTCAAGGGATCGCTTCTGTTGCGGCGGGCGCCTCAAATGGCGCGCCGTCCCAACCGAAACCCGGTACGGAGGAAGACGGCATGGATTTTTCCGAAGCCTTAACTCCTCGTAAAGATGAAACTAATACAACGATTCTCACGGACGCTGAGGACCTGCGGCGGTTTACGAGAGAACCCGACGAAGATGGATGGCAGACGGTGCTAACGCTGCGCCAAAAACGGCAACAAGCGAAGGAACGCCTGCAGGCAAAACGGAACGAGCCTTCGCAGAAGGAACAGAACTCGCCCCCCATTCGCCGACGCAAGGTACGACGGAACAAGTTACCACCACTGCCGCGGGATGACTTCAAGATCATTCTCCGCCCGCACCAAGGACTCCCGTTGAAAACTCTAACCAGCCCGATGCTCGCAGAAGCAGTGATCTCGGCCTGCCACAACAAAGTAAAGGGTGAGCAGTTTATACTGCGCATAAAACAGGGCTCAAACATCGCAATAGTCTCAACGTCTGAGGAAGAGACAGCCAATCTCCTACGCAAGATCACAGCTCTCACAGTCAATGGCAAGACGCACGCGTTCAATGCGTACGCTGCCACAGGAGAAGGCGCCGTCAGAGGTGTCATTCATGGACTACCGCCGCACACGCCCGGAGAGACAATCAAGGCAAACCTCCGAGTCCGTACCCAGGGCATCGAGATAATCCAGGCAAGAATGCTAGGGAACTCGAAGAGCGCAGTCATCACATTCCTCGGCACGGTCCTACCGCGGTTCGTCTACTATTGCGGTGGGGAAATGGCGTGTCGTCCATACCGCAACTCGGTGCAGGTTTGCAAGATTTGTCACAGCGTCGGCCACCGCAGGGACGTTTGCCCGCAACCAGACACAAAAGTGTGTAGAATCTGTGGGGCGCTCGAGCCCGAAGGCGGACACGAGTGCTCACCGCGATGTGCCGCTTGCGGGGGGCAGCACCTCACGGGCGATCGAAGCTGCAAAAAACGCCTGAAGCAAACACGACCGCAAGGCCGACCGAGAAGCGGAGGGCACAAAGCTGCTCAACAACACCGACCCCGGTGGTTTGCAACAGAAGACGAAGAATTGGAGCTCAGTGACTTTCCGGAGCTCACTCAATGGCAAGAGGGGACCCCCTCCAAATTCGGACAAGAAGGAACCTCGAGATCCAGATCGAGATCGCGTACCAGACGGCGGagtcgtcagagatctaggtcaaCATCCTTGGCACGCAATGTCAAGCCTCTAGCCCCCAAACAGGAGAGGGCTCCGCAGGCTAAACATCAGACGGCGGCCATCGCGTCACAGCAG
- the LOC139060740 gene encoding uncharacterized protein isoform X2 — protein MASQGIASVAAGASNGAPSQPKPGTEEDGMDFSEALTPRKDETNTTILTDAEDLRRFTREPDEDGWQTVLTLRQKRQQAKERLQAKRNEPSQKEQNSPPIRRRKVRRNKLPPLPRDDFKIILRPHQGLPLKTLTSPMLAEAVISACHNKVKGEQFILRIKQGSNIAIVSTSEEETANLLRKITALTVNGKTHAFNAYAATGEGAVRGVIHGLPPHTPGETIKANLRVRTQGIEIIQARMLGNSKSAVITFLGTVLPRFVYYCGGEMACRPYRNSVQVCKICHSVGHRRDVCPQPDTKVCRICGALEPEGGHECSPRCAACGGQHLTGDRSCKKRLKQTRPQGRPRSGGHKAAQQHRPRWFATEDEELELSDFPELTQWQEGTPSKFGQEGTSRSRSRSRTRRRSRQRSRSTSLARNVKPLAPKQERAPQAKHQTAAIASQQALVCLMDCQDFEPPPDDGDVRHCLDSSDPVSQ, from the coding sequence ATGGCGTCTCAAGGGATCGCTTCTGTTGCGGCGGGCGCCTCAAATGGCGCGCCGTCCCAACCGAAACCCGGTACGGAGGAAGACGGCATGGATTTTTCCGAAGCCTTAACTCCTCGTAAAGATGAAACTAATACAACGATTCTCACGGACGCTGAGGACCTGCGGCGGTTTACGAGAGAACCCGACGAAGATGGATGGCAGACGGTGCTAACGCTGCGCCAAAAACGGCAACAAGCGAAGGAACGCCTGCAGGCAAAACGGAACGAGCCTTCGCAGAAGGAACAGAACTCGCCCCCCATTCGCCGACGCAAGGTACGACGGAACAAGTTACCACCACTGCCGCGGGATGACTTCAAGATCATTCTCCGCCCGCACCAAGGACTCCCGTTGAAAACTCTAACCAGCCCGATGCTCGCAGAAGCAGTGATCTCGGCCTGCCACAACAAAGTAAAGGGTGAGCAGTTTATACTGCGCATAAAACAGGGCTCAAACATCGCAATAGTCTCAACGTCTGAGGAAGAGACAGCCAATCTCCTACGCAAGATCACAGCTCTCACAGTCAATGGCAAGACGCACGCGTTCAATGCGTACGCTGCCACAGGAGAAGGCGCCGTCAGAGGTGTCATTCATGGACTACCGCCGCACACGCCCGGAGAGACAATCAAGGCAAACCTCCGAGTCCGTACCCAGGGCATCGAGATAATCCAGGCAAGAATGCTAGGGAACTCGAAGAGCGCAGTCATCACATTCCTCGGCACGGTCCTACCGCGGTTCGTCTACTATTGCGGTGGGGAAATGGCGTGTCGTCCATACCGCAACTCGGTGCAGGTTTGCAAGATTTGTCACAGCGTCGGCCACCGCAGGGACGTTTGCCCGCAACCAGACACAAAAGTGTGTAGAATCTGTGGGGCGCTCGAGCCCGAAGGCGGACACGAGTGCTCACCGCGATGTGCCGCTTGCGGGGGGCAGCACCTCACGGGCGATCGAAGCTGCAAAAAACGCCTGAAGCAAACACGACCGCAAGGCCGACCGAGAAGCGGAGGGCACAAAGCTGCTCAACAACACCGACCCCGGTGGTTTGCAACAGAAGACGAAGAATTGGAGCTCAGTGACTTTCCGGAGCTCACTCAATGGCAAGAGGGGACCCCCTCCAAATTCGGACAAGAAGGAACCTCGAGATCCAGATCGAGATCGCGTACCAGACGGCGGagtcgtcagagatctaggtcaaCATCCTTGGCACGCAATGTCAAGCCTCTAGCCCCCAAACAGGAGAGGGCTCCGCAGGCTAAACATCAGACGGCGGCCATCGCGTCACAGCAG